One region of Candidatus Cloacimonadota bacterium genomic DNA includes:
- a CDS encoding lamin tail domain-containing protein: MKLKTFATICILLFVPLFAFARVVINEVCFNPVGPDSGKEWIELYNAGDEDLNLEGAKLFSGGRVFTEVFEFPHFILRSKRFLLIGDSQVENAVFVIPLAFQNGGSATDGIRYVSPDGTYTDTVLYDQPNLNMLPDDSGYPGVSFAPNPPEGWS, from the coding sequence TTGAAATTAAAGACTTTTGCGACCATTTGCATCTTGCTTTTTGTGCCGCTTTTCGCGTTCGCCAGAGTGGTGATTAACGAAGTTTGCTTCAACCCTGTGGGACCGGACAGTGGCAAGGAATGGATTGAGCTCTACAATGCCGGCGACGAAGACCTGAACCTGGAAGGCGCAAAGCTGTTCAGCGGCGGCAGGGTGTTCACGGAAGTCTTTGAATTCCCGCACTTTATCCTGCGATCCAAGCGCTTTTTGCTCATCGGGGATTCCCAAGTGGAGAATGCCGTTTTCGTTATCCCCCTCGCCTTCCAAAACGGAGGCTCTGCCACGGACGGCATCCGCTATGTTTCTCCCGATGGAACTTATACGGACACAGTGCTTTATGACCAGCCCAATCTCAATATGCTTCCAGATGACAGCGGATATCCGGGTGTTTCTTTTGCCCCGAATCCGCCGGAGGGATGGTCT
- a CDS encoding glycogen/starch/alpha-glucan phosphorylase gives PRLWLKVCNPRLAALVSEHIGDTWVAQLDSIRGLEAYVDDSEFIDAFWEIRQINKKALARHIFRATGVRCPTDGIFDAQIKRLHEYKRQLLNVLGTIARYLRIKDNPQAQIVPRTVIFAGKAAPGYHLAKILIKLINNLGLVVNRDPDVADRLKVVFLPDYSVSLAEKIIPASDLSEQISTAGYEASGTGNMKFALNGALTIGTMDGANVEMAQEIGAENMFIFGMDADEVSSLKQSGYDPGKIYDSDPELRRAIDAIANDMFSPNEKGIFEPIVHALLHSGDPYCILADFRSYLDASQRVDDLWQDPSAWAKKAILNIARVGKFSSDRAIEEYAREIWDVQPLILQLP, from the coding sequence CCAAGGCTTTGGCTGAAGGTTTGCAATCCCCGGCTCGCGGCACTGGTTTCCGAACACATCGGAGATACCTGGGTGGCACAATTGGACAGCATCCGCGGCTTGGAAGCCTATGTGGATGACTCCGAATTCATTGACGCCTTCTGGGAAATCCGCCAAATCAACAAAAAAGCGCTCGCCAGACACATCTTCCGTGCCACCGGAGTGCGCTGCCCCACCGACGGCATTTTCGACGCCCAAATTAAGCGCCTGCACGAATATAAACGCCAGTTGCTCAATGTTTTGGGAACCATCGCCCGCTATCTGCGCATCAAGGACAATCCCCAAGCCCAAATCGTGCCCCGCACCGTAATCTTCGCCGGAAAAGCCGCTCCAGGCTACCATTTGGCAAAAATCCTCATCAAACTGATTAACAATCTCGGGCTGGTGGTGAACCGTGACCCGGATGTGGCAGACCGTCTCAAGGTGGTTTTCCTGCCGGATTACAGCGTTTCCCTGGCGGAAAAAATCATCCCCGCCTCCGACCTTTCGGAACAAATTTCCACCGCGGGATATGAAGCAAGTGGCACCGGAAACATGAAATTCGCCCTCAACGGAGCGCTCACCATCGGCACCATGGATGGCGCGAATGTGGAAATGGCTCAGGAAATCGGAGCTGAAAACATGTTCATCTTCGGCATGGACGCGGATGAGGTAAGCTCCCTCAAACAAAGCGGTTACGACCCCGGAAAAATCTATGATTCCGACCCCGAATTACGCCGCGCCATCGATGCCATCGCCAACGACATGTTCTCACCCAACGAAAAAGGCATCTTCGAGCCCATCGTACACGCGCTGCTACACAGCGGTGACCCCTATTGCATCCTCGCGGATTTCCGCTCCTATCTGGATGCCTCACAAAGAGTTGACGACCTTTGGCAAGACCCTTCCGCCTGGGCAAAAAAAGCCATTCTGAACATCGCCCGGGTGGGAAAATTCTCATCCGACCGCGCCATCGAAGAATATGCCCGCGAAATCTGGGACGTGCAACCCCTCATACTGCAGCTCCCATAA